TCTCTTGATAAATTACCTGCTTGTAAGATTTCAGATATATCTTCTAAAATTAATGACATCTTAATCTCTTCTACATCTTTAGCTGAAGGAACCTTTTTTCTTTTTATCTTTGTCTTAGTATACTTCTGTATTCCTCTTAACTTATAAATTTCTTTACCTGATACAAAGGTAAATGCTCGACCTGTTCTCCCAGCACGTCCCGTTCTTCCGATTCTGTGTACATAATACTCCTCATCTTGAGGAACATCATAATTAAATACTGCCTCTACATCATCAATATCAATACCTCTTGCAGCTACATCAGTTGCCACTAATACTTCTATTGTAGCTGTCTTGAACTTATTCATAACTCTATCTCTCTGAGGTTGATTCATTCCACCATGTAATCCATCTACAAAATATCCTCTTGCCTGCAATTGCATTACAAGTTCATCAACCTGTCTTCTAGTATTACAAAATACTATAGATAATTTAGGATTATAAATATCAATTAATCTTGATAAGGTTTCTAATTTATTTCTTCTTTTCACCTCAAAATAACCTTGTTCAATGTTTGGTACTGTCAATTTTCTGTGAACAACTTTAATAAGTTGAGGATTTTTTTGATACTTCTTTCTTAACTTTAAAATAGGTTTTGGCATAGTAGCTGAAAAGAAGATTGTCTGCCTTTCACCTTTTATTCCATCTAAGATTGTTTCTATATCATCCCTGAATCCCATATTTAACATTTCATCTGCTTCATCTAAAATCATCATCTTTAAATTATTTAGCTTTAAAGTATTTCTTCTCATGTGATCCATTACTCTACCTGGTGTACCAATTACAATCTGTACACCTTTTTTTAGAGCTTTAATTTGACGATTTATAGACTGCCCACCATAGACAGGTAAAGTTTTAATGTTATTTTTATATTTTGAAATTCTTTTTAACTCTTCCGATACCTGTATAGCTAGTTCTCTTGTAGGGCATAAAATTAATGCTTGCGTATTTCTATTATTCTCATCAATCTTTTCTATAGTTGGAATTCCAAATGCTGCTGTCTTACCTGTTCCAGTCTGTGCTTGTCCTATTACATCTCTACCTTCTAAAATATAAGGTATTGACTGTGTCTGTATTGGAGTAGCTTCTTCAAAACCCATATCCTCAATCGCTTTATTTACCTCTGGAGATAAATTTAATTCTTCGAATCTTTTCTTTTCCATATTAAATTACACTTCCCTTTCATTGAGTCAGTCTCTTTTTTTATATAGTATGTACATCTGATAACAAATAATTGCATTTTAAATAGGGGATTTGAACAACTATCCAATTACCAAAAATCGGACTATATATTAACTAACTTTCTAAATATATTTTTTAAATTTAAGGACTTCTCTATTATAATAACATAAATATTAAATTTTTCAATCTTCTTTAGCAGATAACTTATATAGATGATATATATCATCTATATAAGTTATGTTTTTTTATATACATCTCTACAGTTTCTGGCAATTGATATTTAATAGGGCGCCCCTCTATAATTCTCTGTCTAATATCTGTTGATGATATTGCTAAACCAGGAATCTCTAAGGGATGAATTGCATCCCGATAATCATCATAAAGCTTCTGACCAAGCTGTGATAAACAATAACCTGGTCTAGTTGCAGCAATAAATTCTGCCTGTTTCAATAATTCTTCTGGTTCTTTCCAAGTAAATATCTCTAAAATGGCATCAGACCCTGTAATAAAATATATCTTAGCAGTTGAATAAAGTTTTTTAAACTCTCTAACTGTATCTATTGTATAAGAAAGTCCTTTTCGCTCCATCTCCATTCTAGAAACCCTAAATTTAGGATTGCTCATAGTAGCCAATAAGGCCATTACATATC
Above is a window of Orenia marismortui DSM 5156 DNA encoding:
- a CDS encoding DEAD/DEAH box helicase, whose amino-acid sequence is MEKKRFEELNLSPEVNKAIEDMGFEEATPIQTQSIPYILEGRDVIGQAQTGTGKTAAFGIPTIEKIDENNRNTQALILCPTRELAIQVSEELKRISKYKNNIKTLPVYGGQSINRQIKALKKGVQIVIGTPGRVMDHMRRNTLKLNNLKMMILDEADEMLNMGFRDDIETILDGIKGERQTIFFSATMPKPILKLRKKYQKNPQLIKVVHRKLTVPNIEQGYFEVKRRNKLETLSRLIDIYNPKLSIVFCNTRRQVDELVMQLQARGYFVDGLHGGMNQPQRDRVMNKFKTATIEVLVATDVAARGIDIDDVEAVFNYDVPQDEEYYVHRIGRTGRAGRTGRAFTFVSGKEIYKLRGIQKYTKTKIKRKKVPSAKDVEEIKMSLILEDISEILQAGNLSREISAIEKLVEEDHTSIDVAAALLKVMMEEEKKEEAVDNGEDFGNTGAEPGMVRLFVNVGRKQKVSPGDVVGAIAGETSISGDLIGLIDVYDRYTFVEVPREYAKEVLMIMKNNTIKGKSINIEPANPR
- the nadD gene encoding nicotinate-nucleotide adenylyltransferase, translating into MEKKEKVIGIMGGTFDPIHNGHLLTAECAAYQYDLDEVIFVPSANPPHKVEKNITDAEDRYVMALLATMSNPKFRVSRMEMERKGLSYTIDTVREFKKLYSTAKIYFITGSDAILEIFTWKEPEELLKQAEFIAATRPGYCLSQLGQKLYDDYRDAIHPLEIPGLAISSTDIRQRIIEGRPIKYQLPETVEMYIKKHNLYR